TTGCCATCTGATCGACGATAGCCGCGCGCTCTATGCGGAGGCCGCCGCGCTCGCCGCGCGGCTGAACGGCCACTACATGGACCAGTTCACCTTTGCCGAGCGCGCCACCGACTGGCGCGGCAACAACAACATCGCCGAGTCGATCTTCACCCAGCTCAAGGGCGAGCCGCGCCCGGTGCCGGATTGGATCGTGATGGGCGCCGGCACCGGCGGCACCTCGGCCACCATCGGGCGCTACCTGCGCTATCGGCAATACCCGACCCGCCTCTGCGTCGCCGACGTCGAGCATTCCGCCTTCTTCGACTGCTTCCGCCGGCAAGACCGCACACAGACCTGCGAGCGGCCCTCGCTGATCGAAGGTGTCGGCCGTCCGCGTTGCGAGCCCTCCTTCGTGCCCGGCGTGGTCGACCGCATGATGAAGATTCCGGACGCGGCGACGATCGCGGCGATGAATCTGCTGACACGCCGGCTGCGCCGGGCGGTCGGCGGCTCCACCGGCACCAATTTCCTGGCGCTATGCCGGCTCGCCAACGAAATGCGTAACGCGGGCGAGACGGGATCGCTGGTCACGTTGATCTGCGATTCCGGCGAGCGCTACCGCCAGACCTATTATGAACCGCAATGGCTCGCCGCGCGCGGCCTCGATCCCGCGCCTTATGAAACCGAGCTGTCGGCCTTCCTGGAAACAGGCAAGCCGCTCGGCTTTGCGGTCGCCGATGCCGCAAACCCACAGATTTCGCGAGGTGCCGCGTGACGCTGATCGAAACGATGGCCGGCGTGCCCGAGGGATCGCAGCTTGGTCAGGCGCTGAAAGTGCGCGCTGAGATCCTGCGCCTGAGCGAAGCCGCCCATGACGCGGTGCTGGTGCCGCGCGAGCCCGGCGGCCTGAGCCACGGCCTGCGCGCGGCGCTCGCGGCGCGGATGTGCCGGCATGTCGGCGATGCCGCGCTGACCGCACACTACGAATCCTATCTCGCGCATTCGCATGATCTGGATCTCACCGCCCTCGCCGAGCCCGGCGGCACTTGCGGCAATGCGTTGAACGACGCTCTGGCGCGCCACGCAGACCTTTTGACGCTCTCCCCGCGCGAGGCAACGCGACAGGACGTCGAGACGCTGAAGGGCGCCGGGGTCAGCGAGGCCGACATCGTGCGGCTGTCGGAGCTTGCCGCCTTCGTGAACTATCAGTTGCGGGTCGTTGCGGGCCTGAAGCTTCTCAAGGCAATCGAGGCCCGATGAGCGACGTCGTTCACAACTTCACCGCCACGATCCCGACCTGGTCACCTTACGTCACCCCGGTCGAGCTCGCCTCCGCGACGCCGGAACAGCTCGCGGCGATGAAGGTGACGCCGTCGAACAAGGGTGTGTCGCCTTACGTGCTGACGCTGGCCCACGATCCGGAATCGCTCGAGGTCCGCTCGCCGCTGTTCAACATGATCATGTACGGCAAGGACGGTCTGTCGTCTGCCGAGCGCGAGCTCGGTGCGCTCTCTGCCTCCATCGTCAACCGCTGCATCTATTGCGCAGCCGTGCACGCCTCGCGCTTCATCGGCCTCACGGGACGAAACGATGTCGTGGAGGAGATCTTTGCCGACGAGCGCAACGCCAGCCTGGAGACGCGTCAGCAGGCCTTGTTCGATTTCGCCACAAAACTCTCGACGACGCCGATCGAGGCCACGGCGGATGACGCACGCAAGTTGGCTGATGCTGGAATGAGCGAGCTCGAGCAGCTCGACCTCGTGCTGTCGGCCGCGATCTTCGGCTGGGCCAACCGGCTGATGCACACGCTGGGCGAGCCGGTTGCGTGAATTTATCCACGCCCGCTCTTGTCGGCGATGAACACGTCCTGGTGTGGAAATTTTTCGAACAGCTCGGCGGGCTGGCCAAAGTTCGTGGCGAGCACGTCGACCGGGTTGCCGGCGATCCATTGCGCGAGGTCGATGGTCTCGTAGACGCCGGCATTGAAGCCGATCAGCATCCGCGCCGGCCGATCGCCGATATTCTCGATCGAGTGGCCATAACCCTGCGGGATGTAGCCGACGTCGCCGCGCTCCAGCTGCTCGGTTCGGAAGCGGCCGTGGGAGCCGAATAGCGTTACGCTCACCGTGCCGTCGATGACATAT
This genomic interval from Bradyrhizobium sp. CB82 contains the following:
- a CDS encoding PLP-dependent cysteine synthase family protein, which codes for MPKEPAPFRHQNPAGPAYRRGWVDEAVAAIEADQCRTADTHLIRLIVPALVGIDIYLKDESTHPTGSLKHRLARSLFLYALCNGHILEGTPVIEASSGSTAVSEAYFAQMIGVPFYAVMPRTTSAEKIAAIEHYGGNCHLIDDSRALYAEAAALAARLNGHYMDQFTFAERATDWRGNNNIAESIFTQLKGEPRPVPDWIVMGAGTGGTSATIGRYLRYRQYPTRLCVADVEHSAFFDCFRRQDRTQTCERPSLIEGVGRPRCEPSFVPGVVDRMMKIPDAATIAAMNLLTRRLRRAVGGSTGTNFLALCRLANEMRNAGETGSLVTLICDSGERYRQTYYEPQWLAARGLDPAPYETELSAFLETGKPLGFAVADAANPQISRGAA
- a CDS encoding peroxidase-related enzyme (This protein belongs to a clade of uncharacterized proteins related to peroxidases such as the alkylhydroperoxidase AhpD.), whose amino-acid sequence is MSDVVHNFTATIPTWSPYVTPVELASATPEQLAAMKVTPSNKGVSPYVLTLAHDPESLEVRSPLFNMIMYGKDGLSSAERELGALSASIVNRCIYCAAVHASRFIGLTGRNDVVEEIFADERNASLETRQQALFDFATKLSTTPIEATADDARKLADAGMSELEQLDLVLSAAIFGWANRLMHTLGEPVA